The following are encoded in a window of Fusobacterium perfoetens genomic DNA:
- the nifU gene encoding Fe-S cluster assembly scaffold protein NifU translates to MQYTEKVMEHFTNPKHVGVMENPDGYGKIGNPSCGDIMEIFLRIENDIITDVKFRTFGCASAIASSSVSTEMVLGKSIEEALKLTNKAVVEELGGLPPQKMHCSVLAEEAIKAAIEDYLSKKNK, encoded by the coding sequence ATGCAATATACAGAAAAAGTAATGGAACATTTCACTAATCCAAAACACGTTGGAGTTATGGAAAATCCTGATGGATATGGAAAAATCGGAAACCCATCTTGTGGAGATATAATGGAAATATTCTTAAGAATAGAAAATGATATAATCACAGATGTAAAATTTAGAACTTTTGGTTGTGCTTCTGCAATCGCTTCATCATCTGTTTCTACAGAAATGGTTTTAGGAAAATCAATAGAAGAAGCTTTAAAATTAACAAATAAAGCAGTTGTTGAAGAATTAGGTGGATTACCTCCTCAAAAAATGCACTGTTCAGTATTAGCTGAAGAAGCTATAAAAGCTGCTATTGAAGATTACTTATCTAAAAAAAATAAATAA